The Mycobacteriales bacterium region ACAAGGGCTCGATCAAGACCAAGTCGCAGCTCTCGCCGTACGCAACGGTCAACCTGACCTTCGCGCCGAACGGCAAGAAGCACACCTCCACCTGCGGCAAGTACAAGACCATCCGGGTGCCGGTGAAGGTGAAGGGCTCGTTGACGTTCGACACCCGGTCGGGCAAGCACGGCTGGGGCAAAGTGCACGCGAGTCACCTCTCCGGCAAGACTGTCATCTACTACGAGACGGGTGACCAGACGACGTGCAATCCGGGCGGTTTCACCCTGGAGTGCGGGTCAGGCATCTCCTGGAACGCATCCCACTCGATTGGTACGACGGACGGCGACGTCGCCTTCTCGGGATCGATCGACACCGTCAAGGGCAAGACGGTGAAGACCTTCTACGCCAGCCGCACGACGACGTTGAGCAAGCCCAAGGGCTCGACCCGTGGCGATACGACGTACGTGACGAAGTCGAACTCAACCCTCACGATCGACAAGGCCAATGACGCGACCCTCGTGGTCAAGGGGACCGGGCCGGTGACCGGATCGGTGACGATGGCGAGCCCGGCTGCCGGCTCAGCGAGTCCGCCGCAGGCATGCGGGAAGGGCAAACACGAGGTCTTCACGAACTGGCAGGTGACCTACACCAACGGCAAGTCGCCGCTGGCCGTCCACGAGCAGATCGAGGGCACCTACAAGCTCCCGAACATGGGTACTTCCGACTACACGAACGACATCGACAAGACGGTCGTCAGCTAAGCGTCCGGCCACGGCCCCGGACGGCGTCTGTAGACTGGTCGCCGTTTCGGGGCTGTGGCGCAGCTGGTAGCGCACTTGCATGGCATGCAAGGGGTCAGGGGTTCGAGTCCCCTCAGCTCCACCAAAGTGGGTCTTCGGATCTCAGCGGGGCGCGCCTGCCTGGAGATGGGACGAAGGCGCTTCAGGCTTGAGGTGTGACCCAACAAGTTCGAAGCGCCTTCGTCGTGTTCGAGCCTAGCGAGATCGTCCAGGCACTGGTGGGGCTCAAGGACGTCCGGGTTCTGTACTACGAGCGTCGCGGGCCGCAGGTCGATCTGGTGATCGAGCAGGTCGTGACCGACCCGCAATGTCCGAGCTGTGACGGTCCGGCGCGGGTGAAGGAGCGCCCGCTGGTCCGGTATGTCGATCTGCCGGTCTATGGCGCCCCGATGCGACTGGGCTGGCGTAAGCACCGGATGCGCTGCCCTGATGCGGGGTGTCCGAGACGCAGCTGGGTGCTGGGCGATCATCGGATCGCGGCGAAGGGCTGTCTGCTCACGACCCGGTCGGCGAAGTGGGCGACTGTGCAGGTCGGTGGCGGCCGGACCGTGTCGGAGGTCGCTGGCGAGCTGGACTGCGACTGGCACACGGTCAACGACGCGGTCACGACTTACGGTGAGGCGCTGCTGGCGGCGGACCGTAAACGCTGGACCAAGACCCGAGCGATCGGGCTTGACGAGACCAGTTTCGTGCGGCTCGCCGACGCTCACACCAGCTACGCGACGACGGTCTGCGATGTCGAACATCACCAGATCATCGAGATCCTGCCCAGCCGTCATTTCGTTGACGTCGCTGGGTTTCTGGACAAGCAGTCCGCCGGCTGGAAGGGCCAGATCGCCTTCGGCGCGTTGGACATGTCGAACACCTACGCCGCGGTCTACACCGTGGTGCTGCCGAAAGCGGCGCAGGTCGTCGACGCCTTCCACGTCATCCGTCTGGCCAACCTGGCGTTAGACACCGTCCGGCGCCGGGTGCAAAACGAGCAGACCGGTCACCGCGGCCGCCGTGGTGACCCGCTCTACCGCGCTCGGCGGCTGCTGGTCGCCGGCGAAGAACGCCTGACCGACAAAGCGACCCAACGTCTGACCTCGCTGCTCGCCCTCGGCGACCCCCACGCCGAGGTCGCGATCGCCTACCGGGTCAAAGAGCGACTCCGCGACTTCTACCGCGAACGCGACCCGGACCAGGCCCGAGCGATCCTCACCGAGCTCATCGCACACTGCCACCGACCCGCCATGCCAGCCGAGCTCCGCAAGCTCGGTGAGACCCTGAAACGCTGGTTCGACAAGATCTGCAACTACCACCTTGCCCGCGTCAGCAACGGGCCCACCGAGGCACTGAACAACCTGATCAAACGGATCAAGCGGATCGGGTTTGGGTTCCGCAACTTCGACAACTACCGGATCAGAGCACTGCTCTACGCCGGCAAACCGAACTGGCGAGTACTGAACTCGATCATCGTCCGATGAACCCAGCACCCCGTCAGGATCCGAAGACCCACCAAAGTGCTCGCATGAGAACCCTGCCCCTCGTGAACGCCGTCGCTGTAGACCTCGGGTGTGCCGCCGGCGGTCTGACCTGT contains the following coding sequences:
- a CDS encoding ISL3 family transposase, whose amino-acid sequence is MTQQVRSAFVVFEPSEIVQALVGLKDVRVLYYERRGPQVDLVIEQVVTDPQCPSCDGPARVKERPLVRYVDLPVYGAPMRLGWRKHRMRCPDAGCPRRSWVLGDHRIAAKGCLLTTRSAKWATVQVGGGRTVSEVAGELDCDWHTVNDAVTTYGEALLAADRKRWTKTRAIGLDETSFVRLADAHTSYATTVCDVEHHQIIEILPSRHFVDVAGFLDKQSAGWKGQIAFGALDMSNTYAAVYTVVLPKAAQVVDAFHVIRLANLALDTVRRRVQNEQTGHRGRRGDPLYRARRLLVAGEERLTDKATQRLTSLLALGDPHAEVAIAYRVKERLRDFYRERDPDQARAILTELIAHCHRPAMPAELRKLGETLKRWFDKICNYHLARVSNGPTEALNNLIKRIKRIGFGFRNFDNYRIRALLYAGKPNWRVLNSIIVR